DNA from Aureimonas sp. AU20:
TGGACCGCGCGCCCGGCCAGGGCGGCTACGACGCCGCCGCGCCCGAGATCGCCGCGCATCTGGAGGCGGGGCGGGATGTCGCCGTGCTCTGCGAGGGCGACCCGTTCTTCTACGGCTCGTTTCTCCATCTCTTCGCCCGGCTGTCGCCGCGCTTCGCCACCGAGATCGTGCCGGGCGTTTCCTCCGTCATGGCCGCCGCCGCCGCCCTGCGCCGTCCGCTGGTTGTCCGCAACGACCGCTTCGCCGTGCTGCCCGCGACCCTGCCGGATGCCGCGCTTCGCCCGGCCATCGAGGCGGCGGAGAGCGTCGCGATCCTGAAGCTCGGCCGGCATTTCGGGCGGGTGAAGGCGCTCCTGGCGGAGATGGGGCTCATGGCCGGCGCGCTCTATGCCGAGCGCGTGACGCAGGGCGGCGAGCGCCTTCTGCTCCTCGCCGAGACCGGCGAGACCGCCCCCTATTTCGCGCTGATTCTCCTCTACAAGGGCGCCGAGCCCGCGATCCTGGCAAGCGAGCGACCATGAGCGACCCCGTCTTTCTCTGCCTTTCGCCGGCGTCTCTGGCCTTGGCGACGCGGCTGCGCGCGGCGCTGGGCGGCGAAATCCACGGCTTCGCGCCGCGCCTTTCCGGCACCGACCACGACGTTTCCGATCTCGCCGCGCATCTCGGCGCCCTCTTCGCGGCCGGGCGGCCGATCCTGGCGCTGATGGCGAGCGGCGCGCTGATCCGCCTTCTTGCGCCCCATCTCGGCGACAAGCGCGCCGAGCCCCCGGTGCTGAGCATCGCGGAGGACGGCTCCTGCGTCGTGCCGCTCCTCGGCGGCCATCGCGGGGCGAACGACTGGGCGCGGCACGTGGCGGAAGTCACCGGCGGGTTCGCCGCCGTCACCACGGCGGGGGACCTGCGCTTCGGCGTCGCGCTCGACGTTCCGCCCGAAGGCTATCTCCTCGAAAACCCCGAACACGCCAAAGCCGTCATGGCCGATCTCGTGGCCGGCGAGGAGGCCTGGATCGAGGGCGAGGCGGAGTGGCTCACGGGCTCGGCGATCCCGGTCGCGGACGACGCGCGCATTGCGCTCACCGTTTCCACGGACGCCCGCGCGCCCCGCTCGGCCGAGCTTCTCTACCGCCCGCGCGTCCTAGTGCTGGGGATTGGCGCCGAGCGCGGCGCTCCGCCGGAGGAAGCCGTGGCGCTGGCCGAAGCGACGCTGGCGCAAGCCGGCCTCTCGCCCCTGTCGCTCGCCGCTGTCGCCTCGCTGGACCTGAAGGCCGACGAGCCCGCCGTCCATGCCGTCGCCGCGCATTTCGGCGTGCCGGCCCGCTTCTTCGACGCCTCGACCCTGGAGCGCGAGGCGCCACGCCTCGCCAACCCGTCCGAGATCGTGTTCCGCGAAACCGGCTGCCACGGCGTCGCGGAAGGCGCGGCGCTGGCCGGCGCGGGCGAGGGGGGCGAACTCGTGGCCCCCAAGCGCAAATCCGCCCGCGCCACGGCCGCTCTCGCCCGCGCGCCGCGCCCGCTGGATTTGGAGACGATCGGCCGGGCCAGAGGAACGCTGTTCGTGGTCGGCATCGGGCCGGGGTCGGACGCCTGGCGTTCGCCCGAGGTCTCGCGCATGGTTGCAAGCAGCACCGATCTCGTCGGCTATTCCCTTTATCTCGACCTGCTGGGCCCCTTGGCGCGCGGCAAGGCACGGCACGATTTCGACCTCGGCGCCGAAGAGGCGCGGGTGCGCCATGCGATGGAACTCGCCGCTGAAGGCCGCACCGTCGCCTTGGTCTGCTCGGGCGATGCCGGCATCTATGCCATGGCGACGCTGGTCTTCGAGCTGATGGACCGGGGCGGCGTGTCGGACGGGGCGCGGCGCATCGCCGTCGAAGTCTCGCCCGGCATTTCGGCGCTGCAGGCGGCGGCGGCTCGCGCCGGCGCCCCGCTTGGCCACGACTTCTGCACCATCTCGCTTTCCGACCTCCTGACCCCCTGGGAGGACATCCAGCGCCGGGTGGAGGCGGCAGCACGGGGCGATTTCGTGATCGCCTTCTACAATCCCGTCTCCAAGCGCCGGCGCACGCAACTTGCCCACGCGCGCGACGTGTTGCTCCAGCACCGGCCGCGCGATACGCCCGTCGTGCTCGCCACCAATCTCGGCCGACCGCAGGAAAAGGTGCGCATCGTGGACCTGTCCGATCTCGACGTGGACGAGGTCGACATGCTGACCGTCGTCGTCGTCGGCTCCTCCAACACGCGCGCCTTCACCTCCGGCGAAGGACGGCGCTTCGCCTACACGCCGCGCGGCTATGCCGCCAAGCCCGGCACCACGATTGCGGAAACCCCATGACCGTCCATTTCATCGGCGCCGGCCCCGGCGCGGCCGATCTCATCACGATTCGCGGGCTGCGGCTGATCGAGCGCTGCCCGGTCTGCCTCTATGCCGGCTCGCTGGTGCCGGAGGAAATCGTCAAGGCGGCGCCGGACGGCGCGCGCGTCCTCGACACCGCGCCCATGCATCTCGACGAGATCATCGCCGAGATGCAGGCCGCGCATGAGCGGGGCGAGGATGTGGCGCGCGTCCATTCCGGCGACCCGTCGATCTATGGCGCGACGGCCGAGCAGATGCGGCGGCTGGAGGCGCTCGGCATTCCCTTCGACGTGACGCCCGGCGTGCCGGCCTTCGCGGCGGCCGCCGCCGCGCTGCGCACCGAACTCACCGTGCCGGAAGTCTGCCAGACCATCATCGTCACCCGAACGGCGATGAAATCCTCCGCCATGCCGGAGGGCGAAGACCTGGCGACGCTGGGGCGCAGCGGCGCGACGCTGGCGATCCATCTTTCCATCCGCAACCTCGCCCATATCGAGCGGGAACTCTCGCCGCTGCCGGCCTATGGGCCGGACTGTCCGGTGATCGTGGCCTATCGTGTCGGCTGGCCGGACGAGGCCTTCATCCACGCCACGCTCTCCACCGTCGCGCGCGCCGTACGCGAGGCCAAGCTCACCCGCACCGCGCTTCTCTTCGTCGGCCGCGCGCTTGGGGCGAAGGACTTCGTCGATTCCAAGCTCTACGACGCCAGCCATCCGCATAT
Protein-coding regions in this window:
- the cobM gene encoding precorrin-4 C(11)-methyltransferase — encoded protein: MTVHFIGAGPGAADLITIRGLRLIERCPVCLYAGSLVPEEIVKAAPDGARVLDTAPMHLDEIIAEMQAAHERGEDVARVHSGDPSIYGATAEQMRRLEALGIPFDVTPGVPAFAAAAAALRTELTVPEVCQTIIVTRTAMKSSAMPEGEDLATLGRSGATLAIHLSIRNLAHIERELSPLPAYGPDCPVIVAYRVGWPDEAFIHATLSTVARAVREAKLTRTALLFVGRALGAKDFVDSKLYDASHPHILRPVRKAESAG
- the cobJ gene encoding precorrin-3B C(17)-methyltransferase; this encodes MSDPVFLCLSPASLALATRLRAALGGEIHGFAPRLSGTDHDVSDLAAHLGALFAAGRPILALMASGALIRLLAPHLGDKRAEPPVLSIAEDGSCVVPLLGGHRGANDWARHVAEVTGGFAAVTTAGDLRFGVALDVPPEGYLLENPEHAKAVMADLVAGEEAWIEGEAEWLTGSAIPVADDARIALTVSTDARAPRSAELLYRPRVLVLGIGAERGAPPEEAVALAEATLAQAGLSPLSLAAVASLDLKADEPAVHAVAAHFGVPARFFDASTLEREAPRLANPSEIVFRETGCHGVAEGAALAGAGEGGELVAPKRKSARATAALARAPRPLDLETIGRARGTLFVVGIGPGSDAWRSPEVSRMVASSTDLVGYSLYLDLLGPLARGKARHDFDLGAEEARVRHAMELAAEGRTVALVCSGDAGIYAMATLVFELMDRGGVSDGARRIAVEVSPGISALQAAAARAGAPLGHDFCTISLSDLLTPWEDIQRRVEAAARGDFVIAFYNPVSKRRRTQLAHARDVLLQHRPRDTPVVLATNLGRPQEKVRIVDLSDLDVDEVDMLTVVVVGSSNTRAFTSGEGRRFAYTPRGYAAKPGTTIAETP
- the cobI gene encoding precorrin-2 C(20)-methyltransferase; amino-acid sequence: MSGTLYGIGLGPGDPELLTLKAHRLLQRVPVIAYPAPDGAPSLARTIAAPHLPGGQVELPIGLCMAVDRAPGQGGYDAAAPEIAAHLEAGRDVAVLCEGDPFFYGSFLHLFARLSPRFATEIVPGVSSVMAAAAALRRPLVVRNDRFAVLPATLPDAALRPAIEAAESVAILKLGRHFGRVKALLAEMGLMAGALYAERVTQGGERLLLLAETGETAPYFALILLYKGAEPAILASERP